The following proteins are encoded in a genomic region of Synechococcus sp. CBW1002:
- a CDS encoding cation transporter produces the protein MVNQDSRALQFAVGVNLIMAVAGAIASWLCNAQALALDGLVSGLNALMILAGGHLSTQVLRPPDRRFPFGYWALETLYVGSRSLLLLGILLFAAISSIDRILAQRHGASITPPWIGGIVIYACLMAALGLLVAWNHHRHWKIGGRQSQLLAMERRATLVGAAISAGLGLAFAVTPLLLDTPLAGMVPVSDAWIVLLLSGILVVAPLRSLRDAVSELGGVAARSTVRQAVLNIVRQELNAQGIRLVDDAVFTLGRAVQGLLYIDPGMALSALDVDLLRDQLERTCRQRFENLALELVLTCRDPL, from the coding sequence ATGGTGAATCAGGACTCGCGGGCTCTGCAGTTTGCGGTTGGAGTCAATCTGATCATGGCGGTGGCTGGGGCGATCGCATCCTGGCTCTGCAATGCCCAGGCTCTCGCCCTCGATGGTTTGGTATCAGGGCTGAACGCCTTGATGATTCTTGCCGGCGGACACCTGAGCACCCAGGTTCTGCGGCCACCCGACAGGCGCTTTCCCTTTGGCTACTGGGCACTGGAAACCCTGTATGTCGGCAGTCGATCCCTCCTGCTGCTGGGGATTCTGCTGTTTGCGGCGATCAGCTCGATCGACAGGATTCTGGCTCAGCGGCATGGAGCCAGCATCACCCCTCCCTGGATTGGTGGAATCGTGATCTACGCATGCCTGATGGCCGCGCTGGGGCTCTTGGTCGCCTGGAATCATCACCGGCACTGGAAAATAGGGGGCAGACAGAGCCAGCTGCTGGCCATGGAGCGTCGCGCCACCCTGGTGGGTGCAGCCATCAGTGCCGGCCTGGGACTGGCCTTTGCCGTCACCCCCCTCCTGCTCGACACACCACTGGCGGGCATGGTGCCGGTGAGTGATGCCTGGATCGTTCTGCTGCTCTCTGGGATCCTAGTGGTGGCTCCGCTGCGCAGCCTCAGAGATGCGGTCAGTGAACTCGGTGGCGTAGCCGCCAGATCCACGGTCCGCCAGGCAGTGCTGAACATCGTCCGGCAGGAACTTAATGCACAGGGAATCCGCCTGGTTGACGACGCCGTGTTCACCTTAGGACGGGCTGTTCAGGGGTTGCTGTACATCGATCCCGGCATGGCCCTTTCGGCGTTGGATGTGGATCTCCTGCGGGATCAGCTGGAGCGGACCTGCCGTCAACGCTTTGAGAATCTTGCTCTGGAACTGGTGCTGACCTGTCGTGATCCTCTCTGA
- a CDS encoding 2-hydroxyacid dehydrogenase yields the protein MNSPGLSAAVFDTKPYDRIHLPAATGADVQLRFLNFRLTAETAAAALGDRAVCAFVNDTVDRDCLQQLSSQGTELLALRCTGFNHVDLSAARDHGITVTRVPTYSPNAVAEHAVALLLTLNRRIHRAFNRVRELNFSLQGLVGFDLNAKTAGIVGTGKIGRIVARILRGFGMVVVAYDPYPDAAWAAREGITYVDPFTLASLSDVISLHIPLTPETHHIIRRETIERMKPGVVLVNVSRGALIDTAALIDALKSGRLGGVALDVYEEEEGVFFEDLSGTVLQDDLLARMLTFPNVLITAHQAFLTHEALMDIARTTGANLRALAAGGSFVDGSVLT from the coding sequence TTGAACAGTCCAGGCCTGTCGGCAGCGGTGTTTGACACGAAACCCTACGATCGCATTCACCTTCCCGCGGCAACGGGCGCAGACGTTCAGCTGCGTTTCCTGAACTTTCGCCTCACTGCCGAAACCGCCGCCGCGGCACTTGGCGACCGTGCCGTTTGCGCCTTTGTCAACGACACTGTGGACAGGGATTGCCTCCAGCAGCTTTCCTCTCAAGGCACCGAACTACTGGCCCTACGCTGCACAGGATTCAATCATGTGGATCTCTCCGCAGCTCGTGACCATGGCATCACTGTCACCCGGGTTCCAACCTATTCGCCCAACGCTGTAGCGGAACATGCTGTGGCGTTGCTGCTCACTCTCAACCGCAGGATCCACCGCGCCTTCAATCGCGTTCGAGAGTTGAATTTCTCCCTGCAGGGGCTAGTGGGCTTTGATCTGAACGCCAAAACTGCAGGCATTGTCGGAACCGGCAAAATCGGCCGCATTGTTGCTCGCATCCTGCGCGGCTTTGGGATGGTGGTTGTAGCCTACGACCCCTACCCTGATGCAGCATGGGCAGCTCGTGAAGGCATCACTTACGTGGATCCATTCACCTTGGCAAGCCTCAGTGATGTGATTTCCCTCCACATCCCACTCACTCCCGAAACACACCACATCATCCGCCGCGAAACCATAGAACGCATGAAGCCCGGAGTCGTCTTGGTAAATGTGAGTAGGGGAGCACTCATCGATACTGCAGCCTTGATCGATGCACTGAAATCCGGCCGTCTGGGTGGCGTAGCTCTTGACGTCTACGAAGAGGAGGAAGGCGTATTCTTCGAGGATCTCTCCGGAACCGTGCTGCAGGATGATCTTCTGGCACGAATGCTGACCTTTCCGAATGTGCTGATCACAGCTCATCAGGCCTTTCTCACCCATGAAGCACTGATGGACATCGCTCGCACCACAGGGGCAAATCTTCGGGCTCTTGCAGCAGGAGGTTCCTTCGTGGATGGCTCCGTGCTCACGTGA
- a CDS encoding glycogen-debranching protein — MELLLFDGVNDSHPSQVVTLDPLEHRTYHYWHAFVAGVEAGQLYGYRVHGPWDPSRGLCFDAAKVLLDPYGRAVAITEGTGLMKSVVVDPGAYDWQGDQPLRHPCARTIIYEMHIRGFTAHPSSGVSEEKRGTYAGLIAKIPYLQDLGITAVELLPVFAFDRQAAPAGQTNYWGYQPLGFFAPHPGYSCGDDPLAAVNQFRDMVKALHRAGIEVILDVVFNHTAEGGLNGPTFCFRGIDNPNYYLLKDGGSQYADYSGCGNSLNANHPVVQRMIIDSLRYWVGEMHVDGFRFDLASILARDSAGNVLPNPPVLWDIESDPQLAGTKLIAEAWDAAGLYQVGSFVGDSWREWNGRFRDDARDFFRSTPGSLGRFADRLIGSPQIYGHKEREAEQSINFVNCHDGFTLNDLVSYNHKHNEANGEQNRDGCDDNRSWNCGVEGPSNDPAVEQLRARQIRNFIAVTLLSLGIPMLLMGDEVRRSQHGNNNSYGMDDPVNWFDWTLLQQHADLHRFVKLMISRRLLRDLHSEQERTPLNVLIRDATKAWHGSRLNNPDWGEDSHSIGLTIQLKRENSWLHLILNGYWKPLDFELPLIGTNTVTSWRRWLDTSLASPNDIVPWEMAPSHSGNTYAAAERSVVVLYTTG; from the coding sequence GTGGAGCTGCTGTTGTTCGACGGGGTGAACGATTCTCACCCATCACAGGTGGTGACGCTGGATCCGTTGGAGCATCGCACCTACCACTATTGGCACGCTTTTGTGGCAGGGGTGGAAGCCGGTCAGCTGTATGGCTACCGCGTCCACGGGCCGTGGGACCCTTCGCGCGGGTTGTGCTTCGATGCTGCGAAGGTGTTGCTCGATCCCTATGGACGCGCTGTGGCCATAACAGAAGGTACGGGATTGATGAAAAGTGTGGTTGTTGATCCAGGAGCCTACGATTGGCAGGGTGATCAACCTTTGCGCCATCCCTGTGCCCGCACGATCATCTATGAAATGCATATCCGTGGCTTCACGGCCCATCCGAGTTCCGGAGTTTCCGAGGAGAAGCGAGGAACCTATGCCGGTCTGATCGCCAAGATTCCCTATCTCCAGGATCTCGGCATCACTGCTGTGGAGCTGTTACCGGTGTTCGCCTTTGATCGCCAGGCTGCACCCGCTGGTCAGACGAACTACTGGGGCTACCAGCCCCTGGGATTCTTCGCCCCCCATCCCGGCTACAGCTGTGGGGACGACCCGCTGGCGGCTGTCAACCAATTCCGCGACATGGTGAAGGCCCTGCATCGTGCAGGGATTGAGGTGATTCTCGATGTGGTGTTCAACCACACGGCCGAGGGAGGATTGAACGGGCCCACCTTCTGCTTCCGGGGAATCGACAATCCCAATTACTATCTGCTCAAGGACGGCGGGAGTCAATACGCCGACTACTCAGGCTGTGGGAACAGCCTGAATGCCAACCACCCTGTTGTGCAACGGATGATTATCGACAGCCTTCGTTACTGGGTTGGCGAGATGCACGTCGATGGCTTTCGTTTTGACCTTGCCTCCATCCTCGCCCGCGATTCGGCCGGGAATGTGCTTCCCAATCCCCCGGTTCTCTGGGACATTGAGTCGGACCCGCAGCTGGCGGGCACCAAGCTGATTGCTGAAGCCTGGGATGCGGCGGGGCTCTATCAGGTTGGCAGTTTCGTTGGCGACAGCTGGCGTGAATGGAACGGCCGTTTCCGCGACGATGCCCGTGATTTCTTTCGCAGCACACCGGGTTCCTTAGGACGATTCGCCGACCGACTGATTGGCAGCCCCCAAATCTACGGGCATAAAGAGCGTGAAGCGGAGCAAAGTATCAATTTCGTGAACTGTCACGATGGATTCACGCTCAACGATCTGGTTTCCTACAACCACAAGCATAATGAGGCCAATGGGGAACAGAATCGCGACGGCTGCGACGACAACCGTAGCTGGAACTGTGGCGTGGAAGGACCAAGCAACGACCCCGCAGTGGAACAGTTGCGGGCTCGGCAGATCCGGAACTTCATCGCTGTCACCCTGCTGTCTCTGGGCATCCCCATGCTGCTGATGGGCGATGAGGTCAGACGCTCCCAGCACGGCAACAACAACAGCTATGGGATGGATGATCCCGTGAACTGGTTCGACTGGACCCTGCTGCAACAGCATGCCGATCTGCATCGTTTTGTGAAACTGATGATCAGCCGACGATTGCTACGCGACCTTCACTCGGAACAGGAACGAACCCCCCTGAATGTTCTGATCCGTGATGCCACCAAGGCCTGGCATGGCAGTCGTCTCAACAACCCCGACTGGGGGGAGGACTCACACAGCATTGGCCTCACAATTCAGCTGAAGCGTGAAAACAGCTGGCTTCATCTGATCCTGAATGGCTACTGGAAGCCCCTTGACTTCGAGCTTCCCTTGATCGGCACAAACACTGTCACATCATGGCGGCGCTGGTTAGACACATCGCTCGCTTCTCCCAACGATATCGTGCCTTGGGAGATGGCCCCATCACACAGCGGGAATACATACGCAGCCGCAGAACGATCCGTCGTCGTTCTTTATACGACTGGATGA
- a CDS encoding acetate/propionate family kinase gives MAGQIPAPDVALLVLNAGSSSLKAALFTPDGACLWRDQRPWHPGDQDGDAAAAAIGEDSRAVGALEQVLAGWLPAALEALQVDLLLVAHRVVHGGERFIGPTLLDPEALKALEQLVPLAPLHNGPALRVMGWVGNWRPQLPQWACFDTAFHCTLPPEASTYALPQAWRTQGLRRFGFHGLSHQHVSETVSRLYADRPRTAAQPLRLISCHLGAGCSLCAIRAGRSLDTTMGYTPMEGLVMATRSGSVDPGVLLHLLEQGLSPALLERGLQTESGLLGLSGLSADMRELRVAATAGHEGALLALAVFRHRLLAGIGAMAACLGGVDVIALTGGIGEHDDALLAELEEAVAWLRPVDLLRIAADEEGLIARSCMPHPVV, from the coding sequence ATGGCTGGCCAGATTCCTGCGCCAGATGTAGCGCTCCTGGTTCTCAATGCGGGTAGCTCCAGCCTCAAGGCTGCCCTGTTCACTCCAGATGGAGCCTGCCTCTGGCGTGATCAGCGCCCCTGGCACCCCGGCGACCAGGACGGCGACGCTGCCGCAGCGGCAATCGGGGAGGACAGTCGCGCCGTCGGTGCTTTGGAGCAGGTGCTCGCAGGCTGGTTGCCCGCAGCGCTGGAGGCTCTGCAGGTCGATCTGCTTCTGGTGGCCCACCGCGTGGTTCATGGCGGCGAGCGGTTCATCGGTCCCACCCTGCTCGACCCGGAGGCTCTCAAGGCTCTCGAGCAGCTGGTGCCCCTGGCACCGCTGCACAACGGTCCGGCCCTGAGGGTGATGGGCTGGGTGGGCAACTGGCGGCCTCAGCTTCCCCAGTGGGCCTGCTTTGACACCGCCTTCCACTGCACCCTGCCACCCGAGGCCAGCACCTATGCCCTGCCCCAGGCCTGGCGGACTCAGGGCCTGCGCCGCTTTGGCTTCCATGGATTGAGCCATCAGCATGTCAGTGAAACGGTCAGTCGGCTCTATGCCGATCGTCCGAGGACGGCTGCTCAGCCCCTTCGTCTGATCAGCTGCCATCTGGGGGCCGGCTGCTCGCTCTGCGCCATCCGAGCTGGCCGCAGCCTCGACACCACCATGGGTTACACGCCGATGGAGGGCCTGGTGATGGCCACCCGCAGTGGCTCTGTGGATCCGGGAGTGCTGCTGCACCTGCTGGAGCAGGGCCTGTCGCCGGCGCTCCTCGAGCGCGGCCTTCAGACCGAGAGCGGTCTGCTCGGCCTCTCCGGTCTGAGTGCCGACATGCGGGAGTTGAGGGTTGCTGCCACTGCTGGCCACGAGGGGGCCTTGTTGGCTCTGGCGGTGTTCCGGCACAGACTTCTGGCCGGTATCGGTGCGATGGCGGCGTGCCTCGGGGGTGTGGATGTGATCGCCCTCACCGGAGGCATCGGCGAGCACGACGATGCCCTGCTGGCCGAACTGGAGGAGGCCGTGGCCTGGCTCAGGCCCGTGGATCTGCTGAGGATTGCGGCCGACGAAGAGGGCCTGATCGCGCGCAGTTGCATGCCTCATCCAGTCGTATAA
- a CDS encoding phosphoketolase has protein sequence MDLDRDQELNLVDAWWRAANYLAVGMIYLQDNPLLAEPLRFEHIKKRLLGHWGSSPGQAFIWAHANRVIRHHDLEMIYLSGPGHGAPGVLGPTYLDGSYSEVYPDKSQDAEGMRRFFKQFSFPGHIGSHCTPETPGSIHEGGELGYVLSHACGAVFDNPNLIALACVGDGEAETGPLATSWHINKFLNPISDGAVLPVLHLNGYKIANPTLLARIPHQELESLMRGYGWEPIFVEGSEPMAMHRAMADAMDQAIGTIQRVREDCRTSAEALRPAWPMIVLRSPKGWTGPQEFHGKKLEGFWRSHQVPLAAPNKDPEQLAMLESWLRSYRPDELFDANGTLRSDLQTLSPRGDRRMGSSPHANGGQLRRSLRLAPIEAYAVPVEQPGQTEYENTAALGALLRDTIARNPDSLRVFGPDETSSNRLQAIYEVSKKVWMEELLPEDAGGSELARDGRVVEMLSEHTLVGMMEGYLLTGRYGFFHTYEAFAHVIASMFNQHAKWLESCIHHAPWRAPIGAWNCLISSTVWRQDHNGFTHQDPGFIDLAGNKSGEVVRVYLPPDANCLLAVAEEALLEPNVCNIIVSDKQKHLQYLTLEQARVHVAKGIGIVRWASNDDCGTEPDDPDVVMACAGDIPSKETLAAVEILRLEIPQLKIRVVNVVKLFALTQPTEHPHGLSDRDFDTIFTTDKPVIFNFHGYPWLIHRLTYRRTNHSNFHVRGYKEKGNINTPLELAMNNQIDRFNLVMDVIDRVPSLGSRAAHLKERMKEAILRHREYAHTHGMDAPEVTDWRWTLPVAT, from the coding sequence ATGGACCTCGATCGTGACCAGGAGCTGAATCTTGTCGACGCCTGGTGGCGTGCCGCCAACTACCTTGCCGTGGGGATGATCTATCTCCAGGACAACCCCCTGCTGGCGGAACCCCTGCGCTTTGAGCACATCAAGAAGCGTCTGCTGGGTCACTGGGGTTCCAGTCCGGGCCAGGCGTTCATCTGGGCCCATGCCAACAGGGTGATCCGTCATCACGACCTGGAGATGATCTACCTCTCCGGTCCGGGCCACGGCGCTCCGGGGGTGCTGGGGCCCACCTACCTCGATGGAAGCTACAGCGAGGTTTATCCCGACAAATCACAGGATGCCGAGGGGATGCGGCGCTTCTTCAAGCAGTTTTCCTTTCCGGGCCATATCGGTTCCCACTGCACCCCCGAAACCCCAGGCTCGATCCACGAAGGTGGTGAGCTGGGCTATGTGCTGTCGCACGCCTGCGGGGCGGTGTTCGACAATCCGAACCTGATCGCCCTCGCCTGCGTCGGGGACGGTGAGGCTGAAACCGGACCCCTGGCCACCTCCTGGCACATCAACAAGTTCCTCAACCCGATCAGTGATGGCGCCGTACTGCCGGTGTTGCACCTGAACGGTTACAAGATCGCCAATCCCACCTTGCTGGCCCGCATTCCCCACCAGGAGCTCGAGAGCCTGATGCGGGGCTATGGCTGGGAGCCGATCTTCGTGGAGGGCAGTGAGCCCATGGCGATGCATCGCGCCATGGCCGATGCCATGGATCAGGCCATTGGGACAATCCAGCGGGTGCGGGAGGACTGCCGCACATCTGCTGAGGCCCTGCGACCAGCCTGGCCCATGATCGTGCTTCGCTCCCCCAAGGGCTGGACCGGTCCGCAGGAATTCCACGGCAAGAAACTGGAAGGATTCTGGCGTTCCCACCAGGTGCCGCTGGCGGCGCCCAACAAGGATCCGGAACAGCTGGCCATGCTCGAGAGCTGGCTGCGGAGTTACCGGCCCGACGAGTTGTTCGATGCCAACGGAACCCTCCGCTCCGACCTGCAGACGCTTTCCCCCCGGGGTGATCGCCGCATGGGCTCAAGCCCCCATGCCAATGGCGGCCAACTGCGCCGCAGCCTGCGGCTGGCGCCGATCGAGGCTTATGCCGTGCCGGTGGAGCAGCCGGGTCAGACGGAGTACGAGAACACGGCCGCTCTCGGAGCCCTGCTGCGTGACACGATCGCCCGCAACCCCGATTCCCTGCGGGTGTTCGGCCCTGATGAAACCTCCTCCAACCGCCTTCAGGCCATCTACGAGGTGAGCAAGAAAGTCTGGATGGAGGAACTCCTGCCGGAGGATGCCGGCGGCAGTGAACTCGCCCGCGACGGACGGGTGGTGGAGATGCTCTCCGAGCACACCCTGGTGGGAATGATGGAGGGCTATCTGCTGACGGGACGCTATGGCTTCTTCCACACCTACGAAGCTTTCGCGCATGTGATCGCCTCGATGTTCAATCAACACGCCAAGTGGCTGGAGTCGTGCATTCATCACGCTCCCTGGCGCGCCCCGATCGGTGCCTGGAACTGTCTGATTTCTTCCACCGTCTGGCGGCAGGATCACAACGGTTTCACCCATCAGGACCCGGGTTTCATCGACCTGGCCGGTAACAAGAGCGGTGAAGTGGTTCGGGTCTATCTGCCGCCCGATGCCAACTGCCTGCTGGCGGTGGCTGAAGAGGCGCTGCTGGAGCCGAACGTGTGCAACATCATCGTCTCCGATAAGCAGAAGCACCTCCAGTATCTCACCCTGGAGCAAGCCCGTGTCCATGTGGCCAAGGGCATCGGCATCGTGCGCTGGGCCAGCAACGACGATTGCGGAACTGAGCCTGATGATCCGGATGTGGTGATGGCCTGCGCCGGCGACATTCCCTCCAAGGAGACCCTGGCAGCCGTGGAGATCCTCCGCCTTGAGATTCCGCAACTCAAGATCCGGGTTGTCAATGTGGTCAAGCTGTTTGCCCTCACCCAGCCCACGGAGCATCCCCATGGCTTGTCGGATCGCGATTTCGATACGATCTTCACCACCGACAAGCCGGTGATCTTCAACTTCCACGGCTATCCGTGGCTGATTCACCGCCTCACTTATCGCCGCACGAACCATTCCAATTTCCATGTGCGCGGCTACAAGGAAAAGGGCAACATCAACACGCCGCTGGAGCTGGCGATGAACAACCAGATTGATCGTTTCAACCTGGTGATGGATGTGATCGATCGTGTTCCGTCGCTTGGCTCCCGGGCCGCCCACCTCAAGGAACGCATGAAGGAGGCGATTCTTCGGCACCGTGAGTACGCCCATACCCACGGAATGGATGCACCGGAAGTCACCGACTGGCGTTGGACCCTGCCGGTCGCGACCTAG
- a CDS encoding putative selenate ABC transporter substrate-binding protein has translation MTPRARWAAVLAGLSLALLPAVLPPLNPQAAPLLSRAEAQQTVLRISAIPDQNPEKLNRLYGLVADELSQQLGVPVKYVPMTDYTAAVSAFRTGNLDLVWFGGLTGVQARLQKPGATVIAQRDIDAAFHSVFIANTASGLKPLSNQKGLTALKGKRFTFGSESSTSGRLMPQYFLNQAGVSLKSFAGGAPGFSGSHDATIALVQSGAYQAGVVNEQVWKSSLREGKVNRSKVIAIWRTPPYPDYHWIAQPGLDKRFGKGFTGRIQAAIVSWRQKDPEQKQILELFGAQQFTQAQASDYQKIEQVGRQIGKIR, from the coding sequence ATGACGCCCCGCGCCCGCTGGGCCGCCGTGCTGGCAGGTCTCTCCCTGGCCCTGCTGCCGGCGGTCCTGCCTCCGCTCAACCCCCAGGCCGCTCCGCTGCTGAGCCGGGCTGAGGCCCAGCAGACCGTGCTGCGTATCAGCGCCATCCCCGACCAGAACCCCGAGAAGCTGAATCGGCTCTACGGCCTGGTGGCCGATGAGCTGAGTCAGCAATTGGGCGTGCCGGTGAAGTACGTGCCCATGACCGACTACACCGCTGCCGTGAGTGCATTCCGCACCGGCAATCTCGATCTGGTCTGGTTCGGTGGCCTCACCGGCGTGCAGGCCCGTCTGCAGAAGCCGGGGGCGACGGTGATTGCCCAGCGCGACATCGATGCCGCGTTCCACAGCGTGTTCATCGCCAACACCGCCAGTGGCCTCAAGCCCCTCAGCAACCAGAAGGGCCTGACGGCTCTCAAGGGCAAGCGCTTCACCTTCGGGTCCGAGAGTTCCACCTCCGGCCGGCTGATGCCCCAGTATTTCCTCAATCAGGCCGGTGTGAGCCTCAAATCCTTCGCCGGGGGTGCACCGGGGTTCAGTGGCAGCCACGACGCCACGATCGCCCTGGTGCAGAGCGGTGCGTATCAGGCCGGCGTGGTGAATGAGCAGGTCTGGAAGAGCAGCCTGCGGGAGGGCAAGGTGAACCGAAGCAAGGTGATCGCGATCTGGCGTACACCGCCCTATCCCGACTACCACTGGATCGCCCAGCCAGGCCTGGACAAGCGCTTTGGCAAGGGCTTCACGGGCCGTATCCAGGCGGCGATCGTGAGCTGGAGGCAGAAGGATCCCGAGCAGAAGCAGATTCTTGAGCTGTTCGGCGCCCAGCAGTTCACCCAGGCCCAGGCGTCGGACTACCAGAAGATCGAGCAGGTGGGACGGCAGATCGGCAAGATTCGCTGA
- a CDS encoding pyridoxal phosphate-dependent aminotransferase: protein MPAPLTLSARAQALQPSLTLAIAAKAKQLRSEGRDICSLSAGEPDFDTPAFIRTAAAEALESGHTRYGPAAGEPELRQAIATKLSAENGVSTSSDQVLVTNGGKQALYNLFQVLLGPGDEVLLPSPYWLSYPELAQLAGASVKLLPSDASAGFRLRAEQLDAAITPASKLLVLNSPSNPTGMVLSRADLEAIAAVLRRHPHVAVVCDEIYEFLLAPGHSHHSFAAVAPDLADRIFIVNGFAKGWAMTGWRIGWLAGPRAVVAAASALQSQSTSNVCSFAQYGALAAVSGPRDCVIAMAEQFNQRRTLLTEGLQAIAGVTLRAPQGAFYAFPDVSSYGLDSMALCRLLLEEVGLAVVPGVAFGDDRCIRLSCAASPATINDGLGRLQRCLATL from the coding sequence ATGCCGGCCCCGTTGACGCTGTCTGCCCGGGCGCAGGCGTTGCAGCCCTCTCTCACCCTGGCGATCGCCGCCAAAGCCAAGCAGCTGCGCTCTGAGGGGCGGGATATCTGCAGCCTCAGTGCCGGCGAACCTGATTTCGATACGCCAGCCTTCATCCGCACGGCCGCAGCGGAGGCCCTCGAGAGCGGTCATACCCGCTATGGCCCAGCCGCTGGTGAGCCGGAGCTGCGCCAGGCGATCGCCACCAAGCTCTCGGCGGAGAACGGGGTGTCCACCAGCAGTGACCAGGTGCTGGTGACCAACGGTGGCAAGCAGGCGCTCTACAACCTCTTCCAGGTGCTGCTGGGCCCTGGCGATGAGGTGTTGCTTCCCTCCCCCTACTGGCTCAGCTACCCGGAACTCGCCCAGCTGGCCGGTGCTTCGGTGAAGCTGCTGCCCAGTGATGCCAGCGCAGGCTTCCGCCTGCGGGCCGAGCAGCTGGACGCCGCCATCACGCCAGCCAGCAAGTTGCTGGTGCTGAACAGCCCCTCCAACCCCACCGGCATGGTGCTCAGCCGGGCTGATCTCGAGGCGATCGCCGCGGTGCTGCGCCGCCATCCCCATGTGGCTGTGGTCTGCGATGAAATTTATGAATTCCTGCTGGCCCCGGGCCACAGCCACCACAGCTTCGCGGCGGTGGCCCCCGATCTGGCCGACCGGATTTTCATTGTCAACGGCTTCGCCAAGGGCTGGGCGATGACCGGCTGGCGCATCGGCTGGCTGGCGGGGCCCCGGGCCGTGGTGGCCGCCGCCAGCGCCCTGCAGAGCCAGAGCACCAGCAATGTCTGCAGCTTTGCCCAGTACGGAGCCCTGGCCGCGGTGAGCGGCCCGCGCGACTGCGTGATCGCGATGGCAGAGCAGTTCAATCAGCGCCGCACTCTGCTCACCGAAGGCCTGCAGGCGATTGCGGGTGTGACCCTGCGCGCGCCGCAGGGGGCTTTCTACGCCTTCCCGGACGTGAGCTCCTATGGCCTCGATTCGATGGCGCTCTGCAGGCTGCTGCTGGAGGAGGTGGGCCTGGCGGTGGTGCCGGGTGTGGCTTTCGGAGATGATCGTTGCATCCGTCTGTCGTGCGCCGCTTCGCCTGCCACGATCAACGACGGCCTCGGGCGTCTCCAGCGTTGCCTGGCCACCCTCTGA
- a CDS encoding urea transporter yields the protein MENAPQVTAYGLLQALLPEAPRPSSLLERLLPTSGTLHARTDPWIAGRSHLAELFCGLRSVGQVILINNPLSGAVLLLALLLQSGWMAAFAVLGIAGAHAMEIAMAWDPSSRRQGIVGFNGALVGCALALVAPPSGPALVLWLVLVPLAGALSAACLEGLRSWWFGRTGLPPLSLPACLIGWLLPLLLAGLGAIGIQTDPVEPSLSLSASLPFAGEGSPLPWLVQGVVRGFGQVFLCTGLPSGMLVRPRPFAWCKTRGPNALTQRVNRVE from the coding sequence ATGGAGAACGCCCCCCAGGTCACTGCCTACGGACTGCTGCAGGCTCTGCTGCCCGAGGCACCCCGGCCCAGCAGTCTTCTTGAGCGCCTCCTTCCGACCAGCGGAACCCTGCACGCCCGCACGGATCCCTGGATCGCCGGACGTTCCCATCTGGCCGAGCTTTTCTGCGGCTTGCGATCGGTGGGCCAGGTCATCCTGATCAACAATCCCCTCAGTGGGGCTGTGCTGCTACTCGCACTGTTGCTGCAGTCCGGCTGGATGGCCGCATTCGCGGTGCTCGGCATTGCCGGTGCCCATGCCATGGAAATCGCCATGGCATGGGATCCCTCCTCCAGGAGGCAGGGGATCGTGGGCTTCAACGGGGCCTTGGTGGGATGCGCCCTTGCCTTGGTTGCGCCCCCTTCTGGCCCCGCCCTGGTGCTCTGGTTGGTGTTGGTACCGCTCGCGGGTGCATTGAGTGCGGCCTGCCTGGAGGGGCTGAGGAGCTGGTGGTTTGGGAGGACAGGGTTGCCTCCCCTTTCCCTGCCGGCTTGCCTGATCGGCTGGCTGCTGCCGCTGCTGCTGGCTGGTCTCGGCGCAATCGGCATCCAGACCGATCCGGTGGAACCATCACTTTCATTGTCCGCTTCCTTGCCCTTTGCCGGGGAGGGTTCCCCCTTGCCATGGCTGGTGCAAGGTGTTGTACGGGGTTTCGGTCAGGTTTTTCTCTGTACAGGATTACCCAGCGGAATGCTGGTGCGGCCGCGTCCCTTTGCGTGGTGTAAAACCCGAGGCCCGAATGCCCTGACTCAGAGGGTGAACAGGGTGGAATGA